In Ciconia boyciana chromosome 1, ASM3463844v1, whole genome shotgun sequence, the genomic stretch GAGCCTGCACCAGGAAAGCCTGGCATTGtgcttcctctgcctgctcctcagCCAGGAGGGGCAAGAGCGCTCCCAGCCAAACGCGCTGTCCTTTCCGCGGCTCCCGCTGCTCTCGAAGCAATCTCCCGTGGCCGGGACCTGCACTGGCGCAGCTCTGCGGGGGGGTCGTTCCCCGTGCACCTCCGGACGGCCTGCGGTGGGTTGCAGTACGCCAGTGCTACCAGCCTGCCCGGTCTTTCTcagtgtgttttgcttttcattttcagatggaGTAGCTCTCGCTCTTACCCCAGGTGTTCATTTAATGCTCGGGAATACCTCACCTAGGGGCCTCAGTATTTGCATATTACAAAACATTTGGGCCTGTATCCTCAGTTATAAAAGTCAGATCTCCTCCTCCACGGGAGTATCGGAGTAGCTGGTGCCTGGCACTGTTGATAGCAGAGAGAAGTACGCCTGTACTTGCACAGGCAGCAGACCCCATGCCTAGGGGCAGCCCAGTGGCTGTCCCTGTGCTTGGCGTGGAccgggtgccgtggggctgcctGTCCCTCacctgctgctgtgttttcccCACGCTCCCCAGGAGTGGGATGGCATTGACGCTGGGGGTCTCCTGGAGGGGGTGGGAGAGCTTTAGCAGGGCTCATTTAGCCACTGCTTGAGTATGGCATTTGTGCATGGTGGCAGGTAGGGACAGAGAAGTGAAATCAAAGCTGGAGGGGCGTATTCTCATCTCTCCTTGAAATTCACAGAGAACTCGCTAATGGCACAAGAAGGGGTGGGCTGAGCTCCTGTTCTTTCTAAGTGTAAATTCCCTCCCTGAGCCAAACTTTCTCCATGTGAAAGCTCCTGCCTATGGAGAGTTCCTACAGGGATCGCTGATCCCTTTGCTCCCATGCTCTGGCGTGCTGGGTTGTGCGCTAAGCCTCTCGGGCTTGCCCACAGCAGTAGGAAGCTGAGCTGGGTGTTGGGGGAAgcccttcccacaggctgcgGTCCCCCTGGCTCACCTTGCTCTGGCCTGGTCGTGCTCCCCACACggtgttttcctttcttcccatttcagtAGTCAAGCACAAAGTGGATTAGCAAAGCCCTGTGCAGAATTAAGCAGCCCGGTGTGAAGTTATGCCGAGCTCCGCCTGGAGGACTCGCCTGCCTTCTCCCGGCAGACCTCCCGTGCCGTGCTTTGCCGTGCCAGGGCAGGCCAGGGCCAGCAGGCAGGGGCGGATGCTTCCTGGGGTCTCCATGCAGTGGTGGGCGAGGAGAGAAATAGCTCTGGTTAAAGTTGAGAGCAGCAGGGGAAGCCGGAACAATAGTTGTAAGCAGGACGTGATCTCCCAGGGTAAACGTTTTAATGGAAGTGTAACCTGGCATTGCACAAGAACCCAACCCAGGgcggctgctgccagctggggaggATGCAGGGCTCGGGGAGATGCGTGGGaggccgtgccgtgccgcgccAGGGGCGCCCACGGCGGAGCTGTGTGTGCGGAGCCGGGGGCGGCTGCGGCGCGGCCTGCCCTGAGCAGGCGGCTGAAGGTTGTCTTATTTTAGCTACAGAAATATCTCTCTCGATCCGTTACTGCGAGATCTCGTTTGCAATAAACTGTATTGGCTCTCCTCTTTATACAAATTGCTGGTATGAAAGAAAACCCAGCCTATATGCATGGAGGCAGGCATGAGCTAGTGAGATCAGGTTTCCTACTGAGCTCCCGGAGGAGAAGTCAGCATTTGATTGAAGCTACACTTGGTTCTTGGTTCCCAGGGGACAGCAGCCCTGAAACACGAGAgccctccctctttttttccccccttctctctcttcttcctctaaaAGCCTTTGTGCTGAAAGAGCCTCAGTAGGCATGAATCGCCGGTTTCTCACAAGAGTGTGTTGCAGCCTTTGCTGACATTGTTTTGTTAGCAGTGGTTTTTACCAGGCCAGCAGATTTCTAGCTACGTATAGGCAATGAATAGTTGATGATACTGACCTGCGAGTACGTACTGGCATCATTTGTCGGTGAATCCGATTCGGAAGTCGATTGGAGACGTATCACGTTGGTGCGAAGCACCTTACCTGCCTGGGGAGCGCTGCCCTTTGGCAGGGGTCAGGCCAAGATGGAGATGTGCTTCCAATAAAATCAGCTATTTCCCCTCACTGGTGCCGGCTCCCGAACTGCATATAAGCACCTAGAAAGTGCGCTTCCAGCTCCCGTGGCCTCTTCAAAAGTTCACGCGATACACAAATTTCAGAGAAAGTTGCCGCGTCGTGGTTTCCCTTAGAGACGCACAGTTTGGGTAACGCTAGGAGTCAAACTGGGCAAGGAAAGATTTCCTCgagttgatttatttttcccttgcttccGTTCGGTAAATTCCACCTCTCCTCTAACTTTGCCGCTGATGCAACAATGAGTAAGGGCGGCGGAGGAGGTACAGGGATTGACAGTCAAATTCCAGCTGTGCCCAACAAAAGGCCCGCTGAGAGTGTGCCGCGCACTCCTTTGCTGCCAGGTGGTTGTATCGCCAGTGAAGCTGGACTCGTGTTTTAGGTTATTGcggtgtttctttttttcctgacgAGGGAAAGGGCCGAAGCTGGAAACGCGTCTCTGCCGGCCGGctgcgcggcggggccggggcggccgcgggctgCGAGCGGCGGGGTCATCGCCCGGGGCAaggccggcgggggcggcggaggggcccCTCGGCGGGAGGTTCGCTGCGATAACAGGTCGggcgctgctgccgccggcccGGTGCGAGGCGGCAGAGCAGGGGGTGCGGGGGCGGGGAGCCCGGCCTTccccgggcagggctgctcGGGGGCGCGCCGCGGGGGCGAGCTCGCCGGGTGCCGCTGCGCAGCTGCCGGCGCGGCTTTCCCCGCTGCTCCGGGGCTGCCCCTCGCCCTTCCCAAAAGCCAAACCGAGAGCGGAGCTCGACTTCTGAGAAGGCTTTTCGTCGGGCCGGAGTGCGGGGTGGAAACCCCTCCTCGCTGCGGGGGACAGCCCCGCAGCGCTCGGGACCCCGCCGGCATCGGACTGGCGGagcacacaccccccccccccgccccgcagaaGCCCCCCGGAGCAGCGAGGCTCCGCCTGACCGGCCGCCGGGAACAAGCACGTTTCtggccccggggcgggggaggtgGGTAGAGGGTGTTCCTTGTTTCGAGTAAACCAGCTGCAGTAGTTGATGGTAAAGCAACGAAGGCAGACACAATGCTGCTGTTGTTGGTTTGATCTCTAACTGGGGATTGTTAGTCTGGATTTAACTGTGTGGCGAGGGGGGAAGGCGAAGGCTGTTTACAGCCAGTGCAAATAATGTGACAGCTGTTGGAGCGCGAAGAGCCCGCGCCTCGCCGGCAACTCGCACACAAAAGCTCTCGCTGCGGCCGGagcagcgccggggccgccccgccgctcccggaGGCACCGCCCGCCgctgcggggcccggcggggcgccccggggctcggcgggcatcccgggcggcggcggcggcggcggggcgccgaGCCCTGCTCCCCGTGCCGCCGGCGGCGCCGCTTGAGCACACGCCGCTGGGCGGGGAGAAGCCGCCCCCGCTGCTCCCCTCCTCCGCTTGATTTACAAGCGCAGGGAGGCTGCGGGAGGAGCGGCCGGCTCCGCGCCCGACCCCGGCCGGCTCCGGCGCTGGGAAATCCCTCCCGCCGGTGGAAGCGGCGGCGGGTTTGCGCTGGCCTCGCTGACTTTGCGGGAGCGGCGGGCGAGGCGTCCCGGGAGCCCCGCGGGAGGAGAGGGCAGCCCCGCTCGGAGCCGCTGCCGGCCTCGGGCAGGGCACGGTGCGGTGGCCGGCTGTGCGCGTTTGGTCCCCGAGCAGGCGTTGGCGGAGGAGAAGTTGTAATCTGTGAGATggcagcccgcagcccccgATAGCCTGGATGTGCAGGCACCCCTGAAGCAGGTCCTCGGTGAAAACCTCCTCCTGCGGAACTAGCCCGGGCGGCTATTTTCTCCTCAAAGCCCTCTGCATCTAAGCCCCTCGGTTCACCTTTTGAGCGTAGGATGTAAAATGCTGCCTCTTCTTGAAGTTTGCTCCAGTACCCAAAGTGATGTCCCGGCCCTTTCAGAAGAGCCTCTGGAAAGTCGAGGGAACTTGGAGAACTGGGTTCCGGCCTATATTTGTACCTGACATAGTTCTCCTACCTACGAGAATCGCTATGTTTTATATAGTAAGTGACCTCCACGTACTATTGTCTTTTTGACGAGGCGGCTCTGGGGTGGAAAGCAGGTAGCAAGGGGAGATGCTTatttcctcccccacccccctttttgTAATTTCGGTCGATGGGTTGCCTTTATCTATTTCTCTCCAgtcaatctatttttttttttctcttttggccTTGACTGTCCCCTTGGTCCTTTATGGATTAGGCTGTGCTATTAGTGGCGAAAGAGCGCCAGTAGTCATTCAACAATTTTAGCATCAATTCCTATAACCTGGTGTTTAATATGACATGTGCCATTTTTCTGCAAGAATACTGCTTGCGAAACTAGTTTCGCCTTGGAGCAAAGGCGGAAAGATAAACAAGCCGGCatagccaaaacactggcaATCTCTGCCTCTTTCCAAATCTTTTAAAGTCACGGAGTAATATTTTCAGGATTATGCTGCTGCCTCTGAGGAGGGAATGTCGCTggcgttaaaaaaaaaaaaaaggaaagaaaaaaagctaatgcaaattagagaaaaataattttctttcagcgATATGCAATGTATTAGTCACTTGTTATCATGCTTAGAGGCAGACCTCATTTGCGCGTCTGCCAACTCGTTCACATCTGCTCAGAGCTGTTCAGGGCATTTTAACCTTGGCGGTGTCGTGTCGTAGTCCCACGGATCAAGAACGAGTAATTAAAGCtctaagcagcagcagcaaaaaaattcaTAGCCGCCCATCTGCATCGCAGTTGATTCGCTGCTTTGTTTCGGTGCGGAGCGCCGGGATGGGAAGGCAGGGCCGGCGGCGGCCTCCACCGGcaactttatttcctttatttcctttttcttccttccttttttttttttttaattttttcccgGAAAAGCCGAGCGTTGTtgttgtgtttccttttttttcccgGTGTTGTCCGCACGCCGGGGCGGCTGTGCGGGCTGTGCGCGCCCGGGACGTGCGTTTCTTCGGAATGTCTGGAGAAGGGGATGCGAGGCTGGGACACAGAGTTGCGGGGACGGTTATCGAGGTGCTTGTAACGCTGTTTTCGTAACCGAGGGCTCGCCAGCGCTTTCCAGAAGTGCTCGGGAAAGCGTTTCCCATCAAGGAGAAACGTTAAGCGCCGTAAACCCGACATAAACTTTGGGGCGAGGCTAATTTTTATGCATTGTTTAGCACAAACCgagctgtttgtttgtttgttgttgggaggaggaggaccggggaggggggaaagggggcGGAGGAAAAAGCCCCAACTTCCCAAGCACTTTTTCTTACGTGCGGCCGCCGAAGGTCCCCgtgccccggggccggccccggccccggccccggccccggcgcggctgGGCAGACAAAGCCCTGCGGGGAGCGGGAGGCTCTCGGGCCGGCCGCGCTAGGTAAAACGAGAGACGGAGGCACCCAAGTTTAATATTTCGCTGTTGTGCGCCGGCCATTTGCTGCAGGAGGCGCGGAGCCGCCGTCccccggcggggctgccgcggggcgggggggagttGGGGGGAGCGGAGGGAGCCGCTCCCCATCCATCAGCCCCTCGAAGCTGTTGCTCCGTAAATGAGGGAACCACAGGCCCTGTCAGCCGCAATTATGCAAAATGAAGTCGTCCGTGATCAATATCTCCCAACGTCCC encodes the following:
- the LOC140648244 gene encoding uncharacterized protein; this encodes MSEALLKGPGHHFGYWSKLQEEAAFYILRSKGEPRGLDAEGFEEKIAARRSNQQQQHCVCLRCFTINYCSWFTRNKEHPLPTSPAPGPETCLFPAAGQAEPRCSGGLLRGGGGGCVLRQSDAGGVPSAAGLSPAARRGFHPALRPDEKPSQKSSSALGLAFGKGEGQPRSSGESRAGSCAAAPGELAPAARPRAALPGEGRAPRPRTPCSAASHRAGGSSARPVIAANLPPRGPSAAPAGLAPGDDPAARSPRPPRPRRAAGRQRRVSSFGPFPRQEKKKHRNNLKHESSFTGDTTTWQQRSARHTLSGPFVGHSWNLTVNPCTSSAALTHCCISGKVRGEVEFTERKQGKNKSTRGNLSLPSLTPSVTQTVRL